From the Argentina anserina chromosome 3, drPotAnse1.1, whole genome shotgun sequence genome, the window CTCGTGCTACTTGTCCCTGTAACTGCTCTCCATGCAGCTCCATTGCTCCTGGTGCTGGTTCATAGGGCTCAGTACCAGTGGCCCATATACAGCTACTATCATCCAAGTGCCCAAATACTGAGGTAGACGATGCCGAGCAGATGTTGAATGTGCTATCGGGAAAGGTAGGAATATCGGAAACACTACTCCAACCGGAATTACAGTTTTGAACATTATAATGGTTATCAGCGAGTGTGGCCATTATGGGTTGAACATTGGGAAGTTGATCATTGGACAGGTGTACAATGGGTGGTGAAACTGAATAGCAAATTTCCGCTGAAGAATCTATCATTTTTGACATATTGTTCACAGTGAAAGCTGGTCTCTTTTGATCCATATgagattgtgatttttcgttgCTGCCCGCAAACTTATTAAAAGCTACTGACCTTTTATGAGAAGACATCAGGTTATGAGTCTGGGGATCCAAACCTTGTGACATGAGCTTCTTCTTAATGCAAGAGTTCCAGAAGTTCTTCACTTCATTGTCTGTCCTTCCTGGTAGATGCTTCGCTATCTGTGCCCATCTGCTCGTACACGATATATAACAGCATGATGTGTTAAGTAACAGTTAATGAATGAAATTGCTAGGATATTTTAGAAATGCTGAAGAATGATGGAGGAAgttaaagaagaagatgaacaagGAAAAATAAGAGCGGAATACTAGTGAATGTAAACTCCTTCAAAAATGTTTTCTACTTTATATTTCTACGTATTCAAGTAGTCAGATGTACTGATTTTACTTGGGTACCAGAAAATGGATATATAACGTTCACAGAAATTAACCCGTGTAAACAGCTTATTGTATGTACATAAGTCGATGTAGAAATAAAGCAACGTACTTCATGCTTCTAGCTATCTGATTGCATACCTGTTGCCTAAGATTCTATGGACATCAATAATAATCTGTTCCTCTTCAGAAGTAAAGGAGCCTCTCTTTAGTTCTGGTCTCAAGTAGTTTATCCATCTCAACCTGCAACTCTTTCCACACCTCTCCAATCCTGCAGGCCAGTACGTACCCAATAGCCATCAGTGATCATAAGGTGAATAAGATCTGTAAGGCCTTAAAGAGATTATTAGGTATGTATACCTGCATGCTTAGGAACAGAACTCCAACTGCCATGGCCATGGGTGGTGACATGTTTGATGAGCTTGTCGTCTTCTTCCGGCGACCAAAGACCTCTCTTTACCTTGTGTTTCCCACAGCACCGGTGGCCCATCTCAGCAACCAACGTACTGATCCTCAGGAGTTCTTCAGCTCCACATttgtcatatatatgtatatataagcGGCCATATCACTCCAACGAAAAGCTTCTCTACTTTTGATTTGTAAAAACCACACGTTAATTAAGAAGTAAGAAGCCTTAGCAATTGTTGATTAGTAAATTAGTGTGAACGAGAGAACGTTGATAGTTGATACCGTGTCTGACATATGCATGACAAAATCACAAAGGGCAAATAAGTAGCTCACATATTAATATTTGCATGTGATTTAAGCGCTACAGTAATAAATTATAGAGAGTGATTAGTGAGAGAGAGGTTCATAATATTTGAGTGAGGTTATTAACACGTACTCACGTAAAGGTCGATCACTTGTCTAGttgagtaattattatgtgtaaACTTGTAACATCAAGTGACACTGTGATGTAATGTatttaatcaattatattattgaatgatgtAATAAGCACGTAgtaaaatgagaaaatattatttaaatatgagtaattaattataaacaaATATAGTAAAAATGTACTAATTACATTAAAAAGATATGTCACATATACTATATACcaggtacatataataatattaatatttatgcATAGTCTATATACGAGTATTTTAACTTTGTGAAGTGAGCTCAATAAATATCATCATTGAGGTgtgtgtaacgaccctaaaatttcgagcttaaaaactcaaaattctaaagtcgttaaacaccaaataatctcaaataaatcgaaatcattaaagtgtaacagcggatcaattctgagttctcaatacaactcagtcaaccaattattacaacccaaatttataatccataaataaaatggaaatgtaataatcctcacaaatcactcacaaatctcacaaatgaaattacacaacttctcacacacaaacccacgctaaaacctcaccacaagtaggataagaacgacttcgagcctctgtagtcgtcactcaacccccactaatcagcacctgcagaattatcccctacaccatcgaattggtgcaccgggattgtaaacacaaacccggtaagcttatagctcgtatgagtaaaatcaaaatataattcgcatatcaaaatatacgaaagatcacaaaacaacaaatataaatgccctcatgagtcaatggtcagcccatctggttgacccaaagaaatatgaaagaaaacgctcatgaggaaattaagtaacccttctggttacccaatgcatttataatacgggtaccaagaacgctggtacacatctgttacccctctcgtaatacgccgttgatattggatagccacccgctacccaacatccaaaataaactgagtacccatgagcagataaccacccgttacctcacatgcagtactaaggcagacagactagagctctaactgtatcgtaactttcgcccggccaaaggctaggttccgatttgccaaacacgtacaataatctcacatcatattgtaccaaaaaatcaggtccgaagacaattcacattttaacaatctcaatgttaaaaattcacgtacaataatcacacatcatattgtaccacacatcacgtccgaagacaaatcacaatttttaacattctccgtgataaaatcatgtacaataatcactcctcatattgtacgttttaaaactttcacgatatcaccacaataaaaatcataacagtatattatatagcaaactatatatattcgtatttattaccatttatacaatatatacatagtccactatatcctatacatgtcatatttcataaacacctgcagagttacgtacaatattctcccatcatattgtaccatttaaatcacatactcatgcacaattttccgtcatcgaaatgactattgttaatgaattaataacagtacgtaatttaatgaactatatatatatgtacttattaccattatactgtatatatgtagtccactaaattatatacatgttgtaattcattgataaacacacttgcaaaaatgttgaatcaccacgagggtagattcgtaattcagtgagattttactcaccttaatgactcgagcgtaattccacaattcccgatgataattcctttcctcggtttaacaatcaccttgaaaagataagaaaagaatttagaatcgtttcgtaaccttttaatgccgaaacagtaataatcggttactgttcagcaattttcggttttacgaagttactgttcagtgctactattcactgttactattcccggatactgtacaaatatgcaattaatacgtatttctgtacgtataaatattatatacgtatttctgtacgtataaatactgtATACatgtttctgtacgtataaatattatatacgtatttctgtacgtatataatattactacgtatttctgtacgtataaatattaatacgtatttctgtatgtataaatattaatacgtatttctgtacgtataaatattaatacgtatttctgtacgtatacgtacgatttaaatgtaaatacaaattcagtaaataaaatttactaaattaccctttcacaaaattactttttacatttactgaaaataatttatatttacatttaccgaaggtaaaatttaattacatttaccgtggtaaataaaaattacatttacatttaccgtacacagtaaattaccaaaatgcccttctgtcaaaactgttcccaccgcctcacacggcggcgcgtgtggcacacgcgccacctccggcgggccacgcatggggcccacgcgccgaggctaaccacggcgcgtatcacgccaccgccgcctccaaaaccaccctcttccttccctctaCTTCCCCACGGCTTCACGCCGCCCCTAACCTACTTCACACCCCCACACGCGCCACTCATCGCGACGGTGTCTCCCTCCCCCTCTATCTTCGCTCCTTCCCCTTCCGATCCACAACAACGCCTCACAAATCAACATAACAACCACACAGATCGATCAACCATGCAAAACCCTTACCTCGACGAGCTGGAGCACCACCGGAGGTCGCTGGAGGCGGAGATCGACTGTGGCGACAGGGTGCGGCCTCGGGTTGAAGCGCGAAGGCTCGCGACGGCGCGAGGAGGTGCGTCGACCCAGGGGTCGACTGCGGAGGGCCGTGCGGTGCTTTCTGGGCAGGCGGTGCAGGCCACAGAGAGGTGGAGGCcggagatcggggagagagagtgaaggtcggggagagagagagagagagcgaaaagagggaggcgggccgaatgaggggtttccaattatggaaaccctaatctcataaatgctctatttatactagtttccaaatcggaaactaacttccgacgttaataacttttacgtacgatgtccgtttcgaacgtgtcacatactcatgaactcgtatcgacgagcactACAACtctcgtgaagaaagttttcgcaaccgagcgacgaaataaaagtcgataaatttgatcggaaacgtaacgttttcttattaaacgttctcggaacgtttccgtttccgtctcataacgtttgcaaacaatcgaaatcatttaaactGAAAATCATGTCTTTATAGAACTCAAATTGATTCAATTAATGTATTTgcaatttagggttattacagtgtGGTTTAATTGTTGATCAACTATAGGTTGGTTCAGAGATTATTAAAAAAGAATATGAGCTCAACAAGATATATCAAAAATGGGGCTCAAACAAGTTCATGATACTATAGAATTTGAATTGTTTTGGGGCAATATTTTTTCCTACTCGGTATAATGCAATTAAAGGTTAAATATTTACATGTGATATCAAGCTATCAACATTCATTTTTCCCTCAAACTAGTCTTGTAAACATGATTCTTAGGTTTGTATAAATGCATAGAATCTCATAACCTATGAAGAGTGGATTTCACAATTTTGTAAAAGAATATCACTTCATCAATCTAAGTGgatcatttaaataaataaagctATTGAGTGTAGCCTTGTTCAAAAATGGTTTTGGTGTCCCTGCAAGGTTATAGAACATATATAACATAGATAATAATGTATATTTTCTACTTTGGTCTAATAATTTGATCTTCCTACATGGCCAACATTCATTCATGTATCGAAGGAAAATTTGTTTATCAATCGATTATCGCGGTCCACCTTGTCATAGCCGCCCATTTCATGTTTGTCAATCAGATCGATCAGTAGAGCTTAACAGAACCAAAATACGTGCAGTAAACCCCATAGCTGAATAAAGTAACACAATGCCATCTGGGAAATGTGCTGGAATGTTACTTGGGGTGCACTCATGGCTGAAAGGACTACAATATATCAATCGAGTGCTTTTTGGTGTCCTCTCTCAAGTCTCCGATCGCTAATTTTCCACTTTTATTACCGAGTCATTACATGAGTTGAATATATTGCACCCAATAACGAGGATGCACAGAACTTGATCTAGTTCTTCTTTGCGAGCGCCTTGAGCGccttgggggggggggtttaTACTGTCAACGTAGATACGTGATAAGATAGTAACTAAAATGCAagttatttcattttcatttggtCTGAGAAACACCATGCACGGATCTATGATGGAGCTtcctttaattaatttataagaGGATCATAATTTGGACACATTTTAAGGAGTGAAAGAATTCATCATTTACTAGTTGACTGCTGGAATCCAAGAGAAATCCAACATTAATATAacgaaacaaaaaataatattactgTCGCATCACACGGTACAGAACATCCATGTCAAACACAGAACAGCAaaagccaaaaaaaaacttcattgCATGTTTTATTCGTCTTCGAAAGGCTTGGCGTAAATTACACTATTTTCATGATGTATGATATTATGATTCTTACGACAGTAATTAGTGGGTTACTTTTGGTTATGCTTGCGCATGATAAATCACAGCTAACTGCAAATAAAGGCAATAGGTCTTAAACATTTatcacgttttttttttccaaagtATTAACATTCATCACTTGTTTCATTACCCTATCAAACATACTAAGACTCACTGAATACCAACTTGATCTTGTGGTCATACGTTCTATTTTCAGAAATCCAAGATATTGTTCATGTCAGAATTTGTAACGATCAGTACTTCTACGAAATAGCGTCAATATggaataataattaaatcattCATGTCAAACAACAACGAGCTAGTCATAGCTACCTAGACCGATCAATAGATCATTGTAACCCTATATAGATTCCAATTTAAAGACCAACGACTCCCTTCTTTAGCTTAAGTGTTCTTTACTTTTAGAGAGAAATGCATAATTTTACatctaccaaaaaaaaaaagaaaaaaaaaaaggaaaaacacaAGTATGATTCAGAATTTCAGAATACCTAAGAAAATTCCTCAGATCGATACCTTGTCTAAATTGTTTGAGAACCACAATGTGCTATCCTCTTGTAAAGAGAAATTTCAATTCGAATTGATCAAGCTCTAGGACACTCCAACCATTTTAACAACCCAGGGGACCTCCACTGAAAGCACCAGGCATACTATCCAAAACCAGAAACTTTAAAATATATTGTCATTTTCATATTCAATCAAGCTCATATTTTAATAGCAAAAAGTTTTCATTTGATCCAATTAATTGAGGATTCTTCTTGTGTTCAACCATCGATCTAATTCATAAGTATCTTTGCTACAAgtcttatatatattgaacGTCAGTAGATATATAGAGATCCGATGGAAAGTCTTTTGGTTGCAAATCCGAGCAAGTTCTGTCTTATGAGTTATAACCAATTAAAACAAGGAAACGGATGGTATACACTACGGTGCTGGAGCACCGTCCAATACTTCAAATAATCGAGACAATCTTAGCCGTTTATCTATTAGGACAAATCTTAGTCATCAAATGTTTTtttatgagtttttttcaccaacagtccctcaactctggtgtacctaccaatgtgatacctcaactcttaatcgtaccaatgtgatacccagactctagtattgctatcattgaagtacttccgttagttttttttaacttttccgttatcttggtgacgtggcagttacgtgaggctcacaaagagggttaaaagacaaaattaacctcatctgagaggagcaatgtttttcccgccctttaccttgagaaagacacccaataattccaattttggcgccaattttccctccctactccttaatttgtgtctcttatctaaactaaagaactaccgccaaccagtcgaccacaatctgataaaacctagatcaatctcattttctatttttaccctagcacttgttaaactaacagaataaatataaaaatttatatggaacatctcatttccacaatctcataagaataaaaacacataacttaacgaaattcaaatacatgtttaagtaccattagttgccaccttttatgttgatctgccatgatttttacttgtaagaactaatggtacatgtagttgaatttcgttaagccaGAGGGAATAATACCAGCAGATAAAGCATtgtactaatggtacttaaaagttcttacaagcaaaaatcatggcagatcaacataaaatgtggcaactaatggtacttaaacatgtatttgaatttcgttaagttatgtgtttttatattcttatgagattgtggaaatgagatgttccatataaatttttatatttattctgttagtttaacaagtgctagggtaaaaatagaaaatgagattgatctaggttttatcagattgtggtcgactggttggcggtagttctttagtttagataagagacacaaattaaggagtagggagggaaaattggcaccaaaattagaattgttgggtgtctttctcaaggtaaagggcgggaaaaacattgctcctctcagatgaggttaattttgtcttttaaccctctttgtgggcctcacgtaactgccacgtcaccaagataacggaaaagttaaaaaaaactaacggaagtacttcaatgatagcaatactagagtctgggtatcacattggtacgattaagagttgaggtatcacattggtaggtacaccagagttgagggactgttggtgaaaaaaactttttttttatattaccCATCAGTTTAACCTAacatgctctctctctcttctctctctacaCCCATACGAACTGTCGCGGCTTTGCCGCTGTTGGCTAGCGACCACCATCATTtaattcatcttcttctcgtCTTCAAAACTCATGCCTTCAATGTAAGATTTAAGCAAATTTCCAACAAAACCAAATTGAGGCAGATTGAGAATTCAAAGTTCTCAGCGACGAGTCCGAGTTTCGGCGACCCTCTTTGGTAATCTCACAACCACCTCTTGGATTTTGCATTTTTTCCTCTTTACTTGTTCAAATCAGAGCtaatccaatttttttttatatctttttgttcttcaccacTACTTGAATTTCTCTTCTCTCGATTAGAATTCTTGCTCTATCCTCTGTCGGAACAAAGACGGTGGGTGGCGGTCGAGAAATAACTGGGTTTGGAATTTTAGGTTCGGGTTCGGGTCAGTCCCGGGTCTGGGCTTAGTGACAGAGACTTAACGATtgctttaaaaaaattacgtGCCTCATCACGTGATTGCTGGTGCCCACACACCGTTGAAGCACATAATACACTCTCTTAAAACAGTTACATATACTTAGGGTTCAGATTTTAGAATCATTTCTGGTGGTGACTACTAAACGTACAGCTCACTGTCTTGTTCGGCCGGCATCGTACTTAATCTTCTATACATAGACATCACTTGTCACTTAACAAACTTTGTTAATATTTATATAGAACATTCAGCTAATGATCCCAAGATTATTTGAACTTCAAGTTTCTTAAAGAATTGTTAATACGTACCATCGGTTTCGATCCCATCATCttaaagaaaattcaaaggtTATCATGCAAAACCTGCAGTGAAGTTCATGGTGAGGAATATATCCATATATTTGAATTATGACTATGTGTATGATCTTGGTCTTTCGTGTTGAAAATAGGTATGCCTGATCTAATATAAGCAAAGTCATATCAGATCGATCGATCATTGTTTGTGACTTTGTGTTTAGCAATTAAGATTTTTATAATCAACGCCATTTCTAATCTGATGGTGCCAGAAATGCTTATTATTTTAAAGttttaattgatgtgatcAGAGAAAAATCATATCACTGATCTTGCTTGTGTAAATCGAGCTCTTTTCTATACGCCACTTCTCTCTCACTCAGAGTTTCAGTGAATGTTTTCCTCTTTTTGCACCAATTATTAAACACTAGGTaggatattatttttttccaGTAACACGAGCAACATGTCAATTCTTCTAGTTAATGTTCTTCACAGTTGGCATGTAATTCAATTCCTTCCTCAACGAAACATAGACTAGTTTATTCTATCCACAAAGTATCTTGGTAAAGAAGAATTAAGGCAGGCCTATCTCAGATATAGTGTCAAATAAGTCTAAAATTTTAGGTTGGCAAAAGTTCTGGGTATTAGTTATTATATTGAAGAAGGAAAATCATATTCGGTTTGAGCTGAAGAAACCAGTGTCAATGAAGTGGACTAGTGGGTTTTCAAGGAGACACACTTTTAACTAATCCATATTCTATTGAAAATTAACTTAAACGCTTCTGTTCAATAATGTCGACCCATCAATTAGTTTACTGTGCATGTCTTCACTGTCTGCAGTCTCCATATTTCTAGATATTGAATAAAGAGTAAGCAGCGGATCGATCCCCATATGAGTGATATGACATATTCATCGAGCTAATTCTTGACAAGGTTACCAACTTATTAGGAATGTGGAGACTTATTTGAATATGTCAAGAATTAGCTCTAtaccctaaaaccctaaactgcGAAGGAGGCTAAGAACCTTGACTTTCTATGCAAACGGAATATAAACCGAAGTGAGCATCATAATGCATGGCAGCGGCCGAGTAAGAAATTCTTCTCCGTTATGATGCATGAGCCTTCAAGAGCATCAAATATATTTCTCCAATTAGCCCTAGCTACTTACGCGTTACCACTTACTTCACTAGTATCGAAATGAATGGATCAATGAAAATAGAAATGCTCCAACTAAACCAATCACATTCGCATGCACGACAGTAGTCATGTATTCGATTTAAGGATCACATTAGAAACCCATTCGGAAATTGGGTTTCTGAACCACAGGCCCGTTTACTATCATATACCAAAAGGGCCCAACGTTAGTATATTTTCCTAAAAACAAaagaccaaaaaaagaaaagaaaattacagCGAAGAACTGTGAATTCAGCTTAAACCCCAAAAACCTCAAAAAGCATCTCAAAATCCCCGAAACAATGAGAGGAGGCAGCGCCTTTGGAATCGGCAGAAAGCTCTCCAATCCCATTTCCCGTCAAACCCTAgcctcattttcttctttctccaaCGGCGGCGGTAGTGGCCGAGGCCGAGGCCGCGGCGGCCCCGCCCCTTCTCTCTTCAACTACCTCGCCGAACAGTTCCCTGATGATCAACCCGACTCCGAATCCCCAACCCCCGACCACCTCGCACCTCTCCCCGGCGCCGGTCGGGGCCGCGGCCAACCCCTACCCCCATCTCCGCCAGTCCCCGGTGCTTCCGCCAGTCGGGGCCAAGGAGGTCACGTGCCACCGCCGGGGGAGTCACGTGAGGAAGATGAATCGTCGGGTTTACCGAAGAAGCCTGTATTCTTCAGACGGGAAGATTTGCCGGCGGATTTGACGCCGACGATGGGCGGAACCGGGCGGGGGAATCCGGTAATGGACCGGGCGCGGCGAGAGGCGGAGGAGAAGATGCACATTGGGGCTCCGGCGAGGGAGCCGCCGCGGATGAGATTGAGCCGGGAAGAGGCGGTGAATAAGGCGAGGGGGATATTGGAGAAGGGCGGCGGCGAGGGACCGGAGGATGGCGGCGGTGGTTGGAGAgggggaggagagagagggatgagagggagaggaggagtgagagggagagggagagggagagggagaggaaggGGAGATGGAGATTGGAGAAGGGGAGAGGAAGAGGCCGGCGGCGTTGCGACGGGGCTCTATCTTGGGGACAAGGCTGATGGGGAGAAGTTTGCTCAGAGAGTTGGTCCTGAAGTTATGAATCAGTTGAATGAAGCATTTGATGATATGAGTACTAGGGTACTTCCGTCGCCTCTGGATGACGCGTATGTTGATGCATTGCATACCAATTGTATGGTATGGAATTAGTTTATGTAGAGTGTTTCAGAATGTGTAACTTTGATGTTGTCTGCGGGgttgtttttatttgattttggcttgacttggtttttttttgttgttgttgtgtttttgaATTGCAGATTGAGTTTGAGCCGGAGTATCTTATGGGGGAGTTTAATCAGAACCCTGACATCGATGAAAAGCCGCCTCTTCCAATCAGGGATGCACTCGAGAAGATGAAACCTTTCTTGATGACATATGAGGGTATTCAGGGTCAAGAGGAGTGGGAGGTACATTTGTTTACTCTTGTCTCATTTTGTTTCACTGATTTTGCCAATGTGCATGTAGTTATGTGTTTTCACCGGTACTCCAATGCCATAGGAGCTTACTTGGTAGAACTCTGAGTTTTGAATACTTAGAGCCAAATAGGGAGTTGCCTGTTAATTATTCAATTTAGGAACTTCTATGGATTAGAACTCGGAaatcagaatttttttttactgatcAACTACTGTGTCTTGATTTTCCTGTACTAGCTTGCTGTAGTACCTACTTTTTCCTGTTAATTCACAGTATGCCATCTTGTTTTATGAATATATAGACTCTGTTCTAGAATACATCATTGGACATGTCATTGGAAGGTAATGCTTCAGGTTTTATGGAGTAAACCAAAATAGCAACCAAAACTAGTCTAATTATTAACCAAAGTTTGGTATAGTCGGGGACCAAATAGGATGTtctatatatttgtttttttatgatCCCAAGTGGCCACTCAATTTCACACTAAAGAATACatagattttatttttaattttcccCAGAAATGTGCTTATATGTGATCTTAGTTTAATAAGAAGGATACTCCTTACAATAAGTCTTTAGTTTCTTACTATCTAGAATTAAGTAACTCAGCATGATTCAACTTCGATAGACCTAGGCTAATTCCAGAGAAGTTACTTGCTCCATCAGAAATCCATATGCCAGAAAAAAGTAAAGAAAAAGTGAGCTCCTTAGCTATTACCCCTCGAACTtcaaattagaattgtaagCAAGTTGACCAAAGAAAGTTGAAGAACATCAGGATTTATCTATCTGTAGGACATTTGGAAAACAAAATTGGAGCTATTTTAACTGATAGATAAAATGGGATTCATCCCTTGCCAATTCTTCAGTAAATACTTTGTactaaatgaaatttaaatgtAAGGAATTCTTGGCTAAATAGAACAGTA encodes:
- the LOC126788641 gene encoding transcription factor MYB86-like, whose translation is MGHRCCGKHKVKRGLWSPEEDDKLIKHVTTHGHGSWSSVPKHAGLERCGKSCRLRWINYLRPELKRGSFTSEEEQIIIDVHRILGNRWAQIAKHLPGRTDNEVKNFWNSCIKKKLMSQGLDPQTHNLMSSHKRSVAFNKFAGSNEKSQSHMDQKRPAFTVNNMSKMIDSSAEICYSVSPPIVHLSNDQLPNVQPIMATLADNHYNVQNCNSGWSSVSDIPTFPDSTFNICSASSTSVFGHLDDSSCIWATGTEPYEPAPGAMELHGEQLQGQVARVQQEKEKLLEMEMKAMQDVDIAASFDPSSGFDVSLVEYYSALMSGVVPHDYVNYSVADFTWNF
- the LOC126788637 gene encoding uncharacterized protein LOC126788637 → MRGGSAFGIGRKLSNPISRQTLASFSSFSNGGGSGRGRGRGGPAPSLFNYLAEQFPDDQPDSESPTPDHLAPLPGAGRGRGQPLPPSPPVPGASASRGQGGHVPPPGESREEDESSGLPKKPVFFRREDLPADLTPTMGGTGRGNPVMDRARREAEEKMHIGAPAREPPRMRLSREEAVNKARGILEKGGGEGPEDGGGGWRGGGERGMRGRGGVRGRGRGRGRGRGDGDWRRGEEEAGGVATGLYLGDKADGEKFAQRVGPEVMNQLNEAFDDMSTRVLPSPLDDAYVDALHTNCMIEFEPEYLMGEFNQNPDIDEKPPLPIRDALEKMKPFLMTYEGIQGQEEWEEAMKETMERVPLLKEIIDHYSGPDRVTATKQQEELERVAKTLPAKVPDSVKQFTDRAVLSLQGNPGWGFHRKCQFMDKLTQKVAKHYK